The genomic window CGTGCCTTAGTGCTGGAGAATATCGAGGATCTGCGTTCTGCAATGTCCGGCGCGGCCCTGGCCTTGTCTGGAGGAGACGACGACGGGGCACTCGGCGCAATCGATACTGCGGCGGATTTGCTCGATCAGGTTGCAGACGCTGACGGCGAGCTTGGCGTCTTGTCCGAGCAACTACGCGACGTCGCCTTGTTGGCTTCCGACGTTGCTAATACGCTGGGCCTCAAACTTTCGCAACTCAACGCGGATCCTGAGGAGTTGGACTCAATCCACGCCCGACGCGCGCAACTGCGCTCGCTTCAACGTGACCTTGGGATGTCGATTGCGGACATGCTGACCGAGCGCGAGGCAGCCGACGGCAAGCTCTCTCGACTCAACGCTCCCGCCGATCACCTGCAACAACTTGAAGAGGAGGCTGAGCGGGCACGGCAACGGGTTATGGAAGTCGGAAATCAGCTGAGCTCAATCCGCAACCAGATGGGCGATAAGCTTGCTCGCCAGGTGACGGAAGAACTCCACGATCTTTCCATGAAAGACGCCACATTTGCAGTTGTTGTGAATCGGAGAGATGAGCCTGCTAGGCATGGTCTCGACGCCATCTCCTTCCACCTGGCTTCCCATCGCGGAGCCCCAGCTTTGCCGCTGACGAGCGCCGCATCGGGTGGTGAGATCTCTCGTATCATGCTCGCGCTAGAAACAGCGCTCAATGCTAACCCGCGCCCTGATCACACCTTTATTTTCGACGAGGTGGATGCTGGAATCGGCGGAAAGACGGCGCTTTGCGTAGGTCAACGCCTCGCGAAGGTTGGAAAGAAGAGCCAGGTGCTTACGGTCACCCATCTGGCCCAGGTGGCGGCGTACGCGAGCCAGCACGTCGTCGTCGCGAAGAAGAGTGAGGGCGCGACCACCTCTACTGACGTGGTCAGCGTAGCAGGCGAAGACCGGATAGCAGAGCTGGCACGCATGCTGTCCGGGCACGCCGAATCAGAAGTGGCGCGCACCCACGCCGCTGAACTTATTCGGGCCGCGGTTGTGCCATGATAAAACCATGATGTTTAAGCGCCGACGTGACGAGGACATCCGCATGGGCGAGTTCACAGGAGTAGCCCGTGTCGACTCGCGCACGAAAAACTTAATCAAGCGGCTGCGGCCGGGTGAGATTGCGGTTATTGATCACGAGGATATTGATCGTGTTGCGGCTGAAGGGCTGGTCGACGCCGCGCCCCTCGCTGTGCTCAATGCGGCCAAGTCGACCTCGGGTCGCTATCCCAACATGGGCCCACAGATCCTCTTTGACGCGGGCATCCCGGTTATAGACAACCTGGGTACTGGCATCATGGACGTGCGAGAAGGACACACGCTTTCGATCTCTCCCACGGGAGAGGTGTATCGTGGCTCGACACTCGTCAGCCAAGGTGACGTGCAGACCCAAGAAAGTATCGACGCCAATCTTGAGATAGCCAAGGCCGGCATGACTGTCCAGCTTAAAGCCTTCGCATACAACACGATGGAGTATCTCGAGAAAGAACAGGGTCTCATTCTCGATGGCGTCGGTATGCCCGAGGTGAAGACGACGTTCGAGGGGCGCCATGTGCTCGTCGTCGTGCGCGGGCACGACTACAAGGAAGATTTGCGAACTTTGCGCCCATATATTCGCGAATATCGCCCGCTTATCGTGGGCGTTGATGGCGGCGCGGATGCCGTGCTAGAAGCGGGATACAAACTCGACATGATCATCGGTGACATGGATTCGGTATCCGATGAAGCCCTGCGGTCGGGCGCGGAGGTCGTTGTCCACGCCTATCGTGACGGCAGTGCGCCGGGCGAGAAACGCGTGGAGGATCTCGGAGTTGAGCACGTGGTCTTTCCCGCGGCGGGCACATCTGAGGACATCGCGATGCTGCTCGCCGATGGCAAAGGGGCGACGATGATCGTGGCGGTGGGCACGCATTCGAACTTGATGGATTTCCTCGACAAGGGCAGGCGAGGCATGGCCTCGACCTTTCTCACCCGGCTCCAGGTTGGCTCAAAACTTGTAGACGCACGCGGGGTCAACCGTCTTTATCGCTCGCGTATCTCCAACTGGCAGATTTCTTTCTTGCTGATCGCGGGCATCGTGGGCGTGATCGCAGCGATTTCAGCAACAGAGGTGGGGCGGATCGCCTTCAACCTGGGTAACGTATGGTGGTCAGATCTGGTCATCTGGGTCAAGAGTATTTTTTAGGGTCGTATCGTGGTTGATTTTAGGTATCACTTAGTTTCGCTTATCTCCGTGTTCTTTGCGTTGGCGATTGGCATCATCCTCGGTGCTGGTCCGCTGCAAAACTCGATCGGTAATGTGCTCCAAGGTCAGGTTTCGGATCTACGGGTGACCAACGAGAACCTGAAGAAGAAGAACGCAGATCTCACTGACGCGGTCACTGCCCAGGACCGGGCTTTTGACGATCTCGCGCCGAGTTTGGTGGGAGGCAAGCTCAGCGGCCGGAAGGTCGCCGTCGTTGTTTTCCCTGGGGCGAAGGACGCCAATGTGGCTGACTCGCGGGCCAAACTCGAGCTGGCTGGTGCCAAGGTGACGGGTCAAGCGACGATCACGGAGGCGTGGACTGCGGCTAGCACCACCGCGTTCCGTTCGACCTTCGCCGACCAAATCCGAACATATGTGCCAGGAGCAGCAGCCGACAGCGACGCCAACACAGTGCTTGCACAGGCATTGGACCTCTTGCTGCGTGAAGGAACAACTCAACATGCCACGCTGGCTGGTCTTTTGACTGGTACGGACAAACCGATGCTTTCCGTGGATGGATTGACGGACGGCGCCGACGTGGTGGTTGCCTTTGCGGCCGATTCTGAGCCGTCCACTTCGAGCACGCCAGATCCTGAGGCCGTGGCGCAACAGAAGTACACCACGTCGACACTTGCCGCACTCGTTACCGAGCTTGGCACGCGCGGCCCGGCTGTCGCGGCGGGAAGTGCCAATTCGGACGGCGACGTCGTGCGCGTGGTTCGCGACGCCGGTGGGCCGGTATCCACTGTCGATTCCATCGATCGGGTAATCGGACACATCAACGTTGCGTTGGCGGCGGCGAGCGAGCTCAAAGATCAGCTAGTCCATTTTGGACTCGATGCTGGGGCACAGGGGCTTCTCGGAACGCGTTCACTCACTCCTCCTGCTGAGATTCCCACACCGACTCCTGTACCGACTCAAGCGCCGTCGCAGGCTCCAGAGGAGGGCAACGATGCGGCGGATCCGGATACCAGCAACGCATGATGGGCATACTCTGTGCAGCAGTGGGAAGTGTAGCTGCCCGGCACACGCTAACAGGCAGGTTATCTTCCTGGGAACGGAAGAACTATGTGGGGCAAAGCGTTTCTTTAAGCGGCGGACTCGAGGCCGCAGCCGGGCTTGTCGCCGGGACTATTGCGCTCACGCGCCGATGCTGTTCCAGTGGGTTCAGCGAGAGAGACATCGCAGCTGCCATCGTCGCAAGTTTAGCAGGTGCCGGTGCCGGCTATATTGACGACCATCTCGAGGATCTTTTTCCTGCCAAAGGCAAGGGGTTTCGGGGGCATCTGGGCGCATTGGGCGAAGGCCAGCTCACATCCGGTGTCCTCAAGATCGGTGTGATTGGTGTCGGCTCGCTTGCCGCCGGACTGCTCACGGGCGGCCGAATGCGAGAGAAGGCGGTGGACGCCGCCCTGATCGCGCTGAGTGCTAACGTCGTTAATCTCCTTGACCTACGTCCAGGGCGTGCACGCAAGGTTGTTGTGGCGGCGTCGCTGTGCGCGTTGCCCGCCTCGCCGGTCGCCCAGGTGACACTAGGCGCGGCGGCTGCAGGGCTGCGTGAGGATTTGCAGGGTAAGAAGATGCTCGGTGATCTGGGCTCCAATGCGCTCGGCGCACACCTCGGAGTTGCATTGACCGCGCTGCCGTGGAAGGCCAAATGCGGCGTCCTCGCCGTGATGCTCGGGTTGAATGCCGCTGCGGAGAGGGTCTCATTTTCGCGCATCATTGACGCTAATCCCATTCTCCACAAGTTGGATTGCCTGGGTCGGGTTTGATGCGGACGGGGCGGGCGCTAGCTAGTGCAGCTGGACTCGTGGCTGGGTTGACCCTGCTCTCGCGAGTCTTCGGGCTCGTGCGCAAGCTCGCACAGTCCTGGGCGCTGTCCGATAGCCCGATCGCCACCGCCTACGACACGGCAAACACCGTCCCCAACGTCCTGTTTGAGGTCGCCGCGGGTGGAGCGCTCGCAGGAGCGGTCATCCCGATCCTGTCTCGCTTTCTCAAAGTGGGGGACAAGCGGCTGGCCGCGCAGGCCGCCGGCGCGCTTATGACCTGGATCTTAAGCGTCGGGATGGCGCTCGCACTGGTTGTGTCCGTTACCGCGAGTCCCATCATATCGGTCTTGCTTGCCGACGCCGCGCCGGAGATGCGCAACCTGGCCGCGCTGCTCTTGCGGATTTTCGCGGCGCAAATACCCTTGTATGGCCTGTCTGTGGTCGCCACTGGCATTCTGCACAGCCACGGCCACTTCTTCTGGCCCGCGCTGTCGCCGCTGCTTTCGTCGGTGTCGGTGTCCGCCATGTTCTTGTGGTATTCCACCTGGGTCGAGCCTTTTGCCGATCCTGCCGCGCTGACACTGGCTGAGGTGGCGTTACTGGGCGGCGGAACGACACTCGGCGTCGTGCTCTTCGCTATTCCGCAGCTTCTTATCGCGAGTCGCTTCGTGCGGCTGCGGCCGACGTTCACCTTCCCGCCGGGTGTGGGCGCTTTAACTCTCCGTCTCGGTGCAGCTGGCCTTGCCACCTTAGCCGCTCAGCAAGTGGCCATTATCGCGATCATGATCGTTGCCAATTCCGCTGGGGATGTCGGTACGTATGCCGCTTTCAATTATGCTTACGCAATTTTCATGGTGCCCTATGCGGTGCTTGCAGTCCCGATTGCAACCGTAACGTTCCCGCGGATTTCCGCGGCGACCGGCCAGGCGCGCACGCACGTGGTAGCGCAGTCCACTCGGCTCGTGCTTGCCATGGGGATGGTCTCGGCGGCGCTTCTCATCGTTTTGGCTAGCCCGGCGAAAATTGTCCTGGAAGTGGGACGGGACATTGCGGGGCTTGAAACTGCCATGCAGGCCATGGCCATAGGGTCGGTGGGGATGTCGCTGCTCTACCACGGTGTGCGGGTTTTGTACGGCTGTGGGCAGGCCCGCCGCGTTATTGCGGCCAATTCATTCGGTTGGGGCACGGTTGTCGGGGGACTAGTGGTGAGCGCCCTTCTAGGAATCTCTGGCAGAATCAGCACGCTCATGGCCGTGGGGATCTCGATCTCTGTAGGACTCAGTGTGGGGGCGGTGGCGGTTCTTGTGATGATGTTCCGCTCTCTGGGGCCACAAAGCGTGGCAGGCATCGCTCGTACGGGAGTTACGCTACTGCCGGTGCTCGTAGCGGCGGGCTTGGCAGCGCGC from Trueperella pyogenes includes these protein-coding regions:
- the murJ gene encoding murein biosynthesis integral membrane protein MurJ, producing the protein MRTGRALASAAGLVAGLTLLSRVFGLVRKLAQSWALSDSPIATAYDTANTVPNVLFEVAAGGALAGAVIPILSRFLKVGDKRLAAQAAGALMTWILSVGMALALVVSVTASPIISVLLADAAPEMRNLAALLLRIFAAQIPLYGLSVVATGILHSHGHFFWPALSPLLSSVSVSAMFLWYSTWVEPFADPAALTLAEVALLGGGTTLGVVLFAIPQLLIASRFVRLRPTFTFPPGVGALTLRLGAAGLATLAAQQVAIIAIMIVANSAGDVGTYAAFNYAYAIFMVPYAVLAVPIATVTFPRISAATGQARTHVVAQSTRLVLAMGMVSAALLIVLASPAKIVLEVGRDIAGLETAMQAMAIGSVGMSLLYHGVRVLYGCGQARRVIAANSFGWGTVVGGLVVSALLGISGRISTLMAVGISISVGLSVGAVAVLVMMFRSLGPQSVAGIARTGVTLLPVLVAAGLAARFLVGWILDAGGSTILAAICAAVVGGVVVIGAAGAALYAADRQAFASLSR
- the recN gene encoding DNA repair protein RecN, giving the protein MIEELRISNLGVIESAHLNLTTGMTAITGETGAGKTMALTSLSLLMGAKADAHRVRQGADKATVEATFVVRADSPVVEIVENAGGRVDIDGDHAAVIVARHVPAQGRSRAFAGGQSVPMALLEEIAAHLVTVHGQSDQLKLRSETQQRRALDSFGGAQLAKVRTEYDAAWAALGQAEETLAQFRADMRQAATEILALETLVKRVDAVEPRLGEEEELKARALVLENIEDLRSAMSGAALALSGGDDDGALGAIDTAADLLDQVADADGELGVLSEQLRDVALLASDVANTLGLKLSQLNADPEELDSIHARRAQLRSLQRDLGMSIADMLTEREAADGKLSRLNAPADHLQQLEEEAERARQRVMEVGNQLSSIRNQMGDKLARQVTEELHDLSMKDATFAVVVNRRDEPARHGLDAISFHLASHRGAPALPLTSAASGGEISRIMLALETALNANPRPDHTFIFDEVDAGIGGKTALCVGQRLAKVGKKSQVLTVTHLAQVAAYASQHVVVAKKSEGATTSTDVVSVAGEDRIAELARMLSGHAESEVARTHAAELIRAAVVP
- a CDS encoding copper transporter, with translation MVDFRYHLVSLISVFFALAIGIILGAGPLQNSIGNVLQGQVSDLRVTNENLKKKNADLTDAVTAQDRAFDDLAPSLVGGKLSGRKVAVVVFPGAKDANVADSRAKLELAGAKVTGQATITEAWTAASTTAFRSTFADQIRTYVPGAAADSDANTVLAQALDLLLREGTTQHATLAGLLTGTDKPMLSVDGLTDGADVVVAFAADSEPSTSSTPDPEAVAQQKYTTSTLAALVTELGTRGPAVAAGSANSDGDVVRVVRDAGGPVSTVDSIDRVIGHINVALAAASELKDQLVHFGLDAGAQGLLGTRSLTPPAEIPTPTPVPTQAPSQAPEEGNDAADPDTSNA
- the steA gene encoding putative cytokinetic ring protein SteA, translating into MMFKRRRDEDIRMGEFTGVARVDSRTKNLIKRLRPGEIAVIDHEDIDRVAAEGLVDAAPLAVLNAAKSTSGRYPNMGPQILFDAGIPVIDNLGTGIMDVREGHTLSISPTGEVYRGSTLVSQGDVQTQESIDANLEIAKAGMTVQLKAFAYNTMEYLEKEQGLILDGVGMPEVKTTFEGRHVLVVVRGHDYKEDLRTLRPYIREYRPLIVGVDGGADAVLEAGYKLDMIIGDMDSVSDEALRSGAEVVVHAYRDGSAPGEKRVEDLGVEHVVFPAAGTSEDIAMLLADGKGATMIVAVGTHSNLMDFLDKGRRGMASTFLTRLQVGSKLVDARGVNRLYRSRISNWQISFLLIAGIVGVIAAISATEVGRIAFNLGNVWWSDLVIWVKSIF